In Bacteroidales bacterium, a single genomic region encodes these proteins:
- a CDS encoding gliding motility-associated C-terminal domain-containing protein, which produces MVKICFKALLLLIFWIPVNLNAQAPPWSWTKGIHSSGEEMSTDCRLDSVTGDILMTGDFDSDLSDYLGDGSAVSTDFTSTYGNSDGFVARFDKHGNELWAFKIGGSGNDRISSIDIAQDGNIYITGHISNGTCHFTGTSSKIADDSVDNTYGQTGFLAKYSAKGALLWFRIAETPDGDAGGNIVKTGDKEVYLSGYGNGDITFGGLSENLDFGGSDFFVVKYNPDGLEQWIFKGGTSEDDRLADMHIGTEFLHIAANYKADKIEFYHSGGSPAFSFTNSYSGKYQLVMCSYDKEGDNNAQYESDGNDNVIGNGITMIEDSLYITGRIGSDSFFGYPVTPSNESDIFIASMSKWAQVGWIKTIPCTDSKEEGTDIDKIENQYLAITGNYHYTLDFWGDTTLTASDAQDAFISVITSNGSFKWAKSVGGTNNEYSNAVDGNIYGEIYLAGHYLKDIQFDSVSYPSDDGNNIFLAKTDLNYSGEPLPMASAGLDQTLCGDSTTFLDGNAPNGDYTGTWLYLPGIIWKEDFNDLADGTTEDTDPPSEWSLTQTSSQGYAEVRSGKFEVSGNDDTVEWTSETIDISEYSNTKIFIDLESWTDGQFESDDYIRAYSRVDGTEKALTNGLHEGAIGNLTGSGSGGYHSVTARDTIPAGDSLEIVIRILNDEEDSEIYRFDNVFVVEESSGDDPVINDPHDPGTQVTEINYGINTFMWSFTHDTLPTSRDLMRITRYQKPVADPGTGGDTCGLSFDLEASLSTDTGSGYWEKTSGPASVKNWSDSPDQDTTTVTVEEAGVYEFSWTEVNGKCADDSTISVTFYQKPVADPGTGGDTCGLSFDLEASLSTDTGSGYWEKTSGPASVKNWSDSPEQDATTVTVKEAGEYEFTWTEVKGDCADSDTITVNFLELPIADVGEDKEIQKGEEIQLNATGGTEYLWSPSYGLSDTTIADPIAGPDSTTTYTVKVTNAAGCSDTASVTITVIAGDFARADPDTTICKGNSVQLNASGGESYQWKPSEGLSDSETANPTAQPDTTTTYKVIVRNEEGHADTANVTVEINPLPELNVPDEYELCKGDTLRLSTEGTGDFQWSPSEGLSRTDVSQPLAFPLNTTTYRVALTNEHQCTQTSKTKVKVYRKPNAYAGADKQLEYKFETNLNAGRPVTGTGEWSAVKGNAEFEDKSDPQTTVSGLELDENILLWSVDNGVCPVSEDRVHITVKDLLPPTVITPNNDGKNDHFRVPGLENTECEEFIVFNRWGNEIYREKNYQGDWDGINKWGEKVTADTYYYILKLKSGRVLKGYFDIAH; this is translated from the coding sequence TCGATTCTGTAACCGGGGATATTCTGATGACAGGGGATTTTGACAGTGATCTTTCCGACTATCTGGGAGACGGGTCCGCTGTTTCTACCGATTTCACCTCCACTTATGGGAATTCAGACGGATTTGTCGCCCGCTTCGACAAACACGGAAATGAGTTGTGGGCCTTTAAGATAGGAGGCTCAGGCAATGACCGCATCAGTTCCATTGATATAGCACAGGATGGAAACATTTACATAACCGGGCATATCAGCAACGGAACCTGCCATTTCACGGGAACAAGCTCCAAAATTGCCGATGACAGCGTCGATAATACTTATGGTCAAACTGGCTTCCTGGCTAAATATAGCGCCAAGGGCGCCTTGTTGTGGTTCCGGATAGCCGAAACCCCGGATGGAGACGCCGGCGGAAATATAGTAAAAACAGGTGATAAGGAAGTCTATCTTTCAGGGTACGGAAATGGCGATATTACATTCGGCGGATTATCAGAAAATCTGGATTTCGGGGGCAGTGATTTCTTCGTGGTAAAATACAACCCGGATGGTTTGGAACAATGGATATTCAAGGGCGGAACCTCCGAGGATGACCGGCTGGCAGATATGCATATCGGAACGGAGTTCTTACATATAGCCGCCAACTATAAGGCTGATAAAATTGAGTTTTACCACAGCGGCGGATCTCCTGCCTTTTCCTTCACCAATTCCTACTCCGGCAAATACCAGCTTGTGATGTGTTCCTATGACAAAGAAGGGGATAACAATGCTCAATATGAGAGTGATGGCAATGATAACGTGATAGGTAACGGCATCACGATGATTGAGGACTCACTTTATATTACCGGCCGGATTGGTTCGGATTCCTTTTTCGGTTATCCGGTTACACCTTCCAACGAGTCTGACATCTTTATCGCATCCATGTCGAAGTGGGCCCAGGTGGGATGGATAAAGACCATACCATGCACAGATTCGAAGGAAGAAGGCACAGACATCGACAAGATCGAAAACCAGTATTTGGCTATTACGGGAAATTATCATTATACACTGGATTTTTGGGGAGATACCACCCTTACTGCATCGGATGCCCAAGACGCTTTCATTTCGGTGATTACCAGCAACGGGTCTTTTAAATGGGCCAAATCCGTTGGGGGGACCAACAATGAATACAGCAATGCTGTGGATGGAAATATATATGGAGAAATCTATCTGGCGGGACATTATCTGAAGGACATTCAGTTTGATAGCGTCAGCTATCCGTCAGATGACGGCAACAATATATTTCTGGCCAAAACCGATTTGAATTACAGCGGGGAACCCCTTCCCATGGCAAGTGCAGGCCTTGACCAAACATTGTGCGGCGATTCAACGACCTTTCTTGACGGCAATGCTCCGAATGGAGATTATACGGGTACCTGGTTGTATCTGCCGGGAATCATCTGGAAGGAGGACTTTAATGACCTTGCGGATGGTACCACCGAAGATACCGATCCCCCCAGCGAATGGAGTTTAACCCAAACTTCCAGCCAGGGATACGCCGAGGTACGTTCCGGTAAATTTGAGGTCAGTGGCAACGATGATACTGTAGAATGGACTTCAGAAACCATAGATATATCGGAATATTCAAATACAAAAATCTTCATTGACCTGGAAAGCTGGACAGACGGCCAATTTGAATCAGACGATTATATAAGAGCTTATTCCAGAGTGGATGGAACAGAAAAAGCGCTGACCAACGGGCTTCACGAGGGAGCCATTGGAAACCTGACTGGCAGCGGATCTGGGGGATACCACAGTGTTACAGCCAGAGACACTATCCCGGCTGGAGACTCGCTTGAGATTGTCATCAGGATACTGAATGACGAGGAGGATTCGGAAATCTACCGCTTTGATAATGTTTTTGTCGTAGAGGAATCTTCGGGTGACGATCCGGTCATCAATGATCCCCATGATCCCGGTACTCAAGTTACAGAAATCAATTATGGAATCAATACTTTCATGTGGTCCTTTACGCATGATACCCTACCCACTTCAAGGGATCTTATGCGGATAACAAGATACCAGAAGCCCGTGGCTGACCCGGGTACAGGAGGCGACACCTGCGGACTCAGCTTTGACCTCGAAGCATCCCTGTCAACAGATACCGGATCAGGATACTGGGAGAAAACCAGCGGACCCGCCTCTGTCAAAAACTGGTCGGATTCTCCTGATCAAGACACCACAACGGTCACCGTGGAGGAGGCAGGTGTATACGAGTTTTCATGGACCGAGGTCAACGGCAAATGCGCAGACGATTCCACAATATCCGTCACCTTTTACCAGAAGCCCGTGGCTGACCCGGGTACAGGAGGCGACACCTGCGGGCTAAGCTTTGACCTTGAAGCATCCCTGTCAACAGATACCGGATCAGGATACTGGGAGAAAACCAGCGGACCCGCCTCTGTCAAAAACTGGTCGGATTCCCCCGAACAAGACGCCACAACAGTCACCGTGAAAGAGGCAGGTGAATACGAGTTTACATGGACCGAAGTCAAAGGCGACTGTGCAGATTCAGATACCATCACTGTCAATTTCCTAGAATTGCCTATTGCCGATGTGGGAGAAGATAAAGAGATTCAGAAAGGGGAAGAGATTCAACTCAATGCTACCGGGGGAACTGAATATTTGTGGAGTCCCTCCTACGGATTATCGGATACAACCATCGCCGACCCCATTGCCGGTCCGGACAGCACCACCACTTATACGGTAAAGGTAACCAATGCAGCAGGATGCAGCGATACAGCCAGTGTTACCATTACAGTCATTGCCGGTGACTTCGCCCGGGCCGACCCGGATACGACCATATGCAAGGGAAACTCTGTACAATTGAATGCTTCGGGAGGAGAATCCTACCAGTGGAAACCTTCGGAGGGTTTGTCGGACTCCGAAACAGCCAACCCCACTGCTCAACCTGATACAACAACTACCTACAAGGTAATAGTCAGGAACGAAGAAGGGCATGCAGATACTGCAAATGTAACCGTGGAAATTAATCCTCTACCGGAATTAAATGTTCCGGACGAATACGAACTATGTAAAGGGGATACCCTGCGGCTATCCACAGAAGGAACGGGTGATTTTCAATGGTCGCCCTCAGAAGGACTTAGCCGTACAGATGTTTCCCAACCTCTGGCTTTTCCTTTGAATACCACAACTTACCGGGTGGCCCTCACCAATGAGCATCAATGTACACAAACATCAAAAACGAAAGTTAAGGTGTACCGAAAACCAAATGCCTATGCAGGGGCCGACAAGCAACTGGAGTATAAGTTTGAAACCAACCTGAATGCCGGCAGGCCCGTAACCGGTACAGGCGAATGGAGTGCAGTTAAAGGCAACGCGGAGTTTGAAGACAAATCGGATCCCCAAACCACCGTATCCGGATTGGAACTGGACGAGAACATTCTGCTATGGTCGGTGGATAATGGAGTGTGCCCTGTTTCGGAAGACCGGGTCCATATTACCGTCAAAGATCTGTTGCCCCCCACGGTGATCACCCCCAATAACGACGGCAAGAACGATCATTTCAGGGTTCCGGGACTGGAAAACACGGAATGCGAAGAATTTATAGTTTTCAACAGGTGGGGAAACGAAATATACAGGGAAAAAAATTATCAGGGCGACTGGGATGGCATCAACAAATGGGGGGAAAAGGTTACCGCGGACACCTATTATTATATTTTAAAATTAAAATCAGGAAGGGTATTAAAAGGATATTTCGACATAGCACACTGA
- a CDS encoding type IX secretion system membrane protein PorP/SprF, whose amino-acid sequence MGLLFLMAFGESYGQFHPLSEQYTLDALSINPAYAGRREALSIAMSYRHQWVGFEGAPRTEIISMHSPFLKQRPGIGLVLMNNKMGIKQETGVFGNYSYSFKTGPGKLSLGLGAGVSITNKNPHEYRVLDQGDEAVRATQKNFIMPDFSAGVYYYTDRYYAGISAPFFMNHRFSPASGEYEMYHSLDDSNYMVMGGYLWEINESVKLFPNALLRFKPNRARQVDLNLHVIVKDKFWLGTNYRSEKGIIWTLQYQINNQFRLAYSYGTDFSELGRYNRGTHEIMLRYDFKYLLEVVSPRYF is encoded by the coding sequence GTGGGTTTATTGTTCCTTATGGCATTTGGGGAATCATACGGACAGTTCCACCCATTGAGCGAGCAGTACACACTGGATGCTTTAAGCATCAACCCGGCTTACGCCGGAAGAAGGGAGGCCCTGAGTATTGCCATGTCGTACCGTCACCAATGGGTTGGATTTGAAGGGGCGCCCCGCACAGAGATTATCAGCATGCACTCTCCCTTTTTGAAGCAAAGACCCGGTATCGGACTTGTACTCATGAATAATAAAATGGGCATCAAACAGGAAACAGGAGTGTTCGGCAATTATTCCTACAGTTTTAAAACAGGGCCCGGTAAATTATCACTCGGCCTGGGAGCCGGGGTTTCAATAACCAACAAAAATCCCCACGAGTATCGGGTACTCGATCAGGGAGACGAAGCAGTGAGGGCTACCCAAAAGAATTTTATCATGCCTGATTTCAGTGCAGGTGTATATTATTATACCGACCGGTATTATGCAGGAATTTCCGCACCCTTTTTTATGAATCACCGGTTTAGCCCTGCAAGTGGCGAGTACGAAATGTATCACAGTTTAGACGATTCCAACTATATGGTGATGGGAGGGTACTTATGGGAAATCAATGAATCGGTAAAACTGTTTCCGAACGCCCTTTTACGATTCAAGCCAAACAGGGCCAGGCAGGTAGATTTGAACCTCCATGTTATTGTGAAGGACAAATTCTGGCTGGGCACCAATTACAGATCAGAAAAAGGCATCATCTGGACCTTGCAATACCAGATCAACAACCAGTTCAGGCTGGCTTATTCCTACGGTACCGATTTTTCCGAACTGGGAAGGTACAACAGGGGTACCCATGAGATCATGCTGCGATATGATTTCAAATACTTGCTTGAAGTGGTAAGCCCGAGATATTTCTGA